One region of Phycicoccus sp. M110.8 genomic DNA includes:
- a CDS encoding HAMP domain-containing sensor histidine kinase, giving the protein MRSGRAVGLSTRLLLAQALLLVAGAGTAWLVASAIGPGIFHRHLVEAGGGHGAAELEHIERGFRDSLLVALGTGLLAAVVIALVVTAWFSRRLQRSTDAVAHSASRITDGNYETRVPAVGLGQEFDHLADTVNELATRLGDVEHTRTRLLSDLAHEMRTPLASIEAHLEAIEDGVRTPDAATMTVLRDNTRRLHRLADDLSAVSRAEEGRLDVRPVPRPAGDLVRAAAAAAAEACQEHGVTLRTDADAPDVVDADADRMAQVLSNLLDNALHHTPSGGTITLGVRSGPRDTVELVVSDTGSGIAEQDLPHVFERFYRADPARQHRGGTGIGLTISRAIVDAHGGTLTAASDGPGRGATFTVRLPAAHRRRP; this is encoded by the coding sequence ATGAGGTCCGGGCGTGCGGTCGGCCTGTCGACGCGGTTGCTCCTGGCCCAGGCGCTGCTGCTGGTCGCCGGCGCGGGGACGGCGTGGCTGGTCGCGTCCGCCATCGGGCCGGGCATCTTCCACCGGCACCTGGTCGAGGCGGGTGGCGGGCACGGCGCGGCCGAGCTCGAGCACATCGAGCGCGGGTTCCGGGACTCGCTGCTCGTGGCCCTCGGCACCGGCCTGCTGGCGGCGGTCGTCATCGCCCTGGTCGTGACGGCGTGGTTCAGCCGGCGGCTGCAGCGCTCTACCGACGCCGTGGCCCACTCGGCCAGCCGCATCACCGACGGCAACTACGAGACCCGGGTCCCGGCCGTCGGGCTCGGGCAGGAGTTCGACCACCTCGCCGACACCGTCAACGAGCTGGCCACGAGGCTGGGGGACGTCGAGCACACGCGCACGCGGCTGCTGTCCGACCTCGCGCACGAGATGCGCACCCCGCTGGCGAGCATCGAGGCCCACCTCGAGGCCATTGAGGACGGGGTGCGGACCCCCGACGCGGCGACCATGACCGTGCTGCGGGACAACACCAGACGCCTGCACCGGCTGGCCGACGACCTCAGCGCCGTGAGCCGGGCCGAGGAGGGCCGGCTCGACGTGCGCCCCGTCCCGCGGCCGGCCGGGGACCTGGTCCGTGCCGCCGCTGCCGCTGCCGCCGAGGCGTGCCAGGAGCACGGCGTGACCCTGCGCACCGACGCCGACGCCCCGGACGTCGTCGACGCCGACGCCGACCGGATGGCGCAGGTCCTGTCCAACCTGCTCGACAACGCGCTCCACCACACGCCCTCCGGGGGGACGATCACGCTCGGCGTGCGCAGCGGGCCCCGCGACACCGTGGAGCTCGTCGTCAGTGACACCGGCTCGGGCATCGCCGAGCAGGACCTGCCCCATGTCTTCGAGCGCTTCTACCGCGCCGACCCGGCCCGACAGCACCGTGGAGGCACCGGCATCGGCCTGACCATCAGCCGTGCCATCGTCGACGCCCACGGGGGCACGCTGACAGCGGCGAGCGACGGACCGGGGCGGGGGGCGACGTTCACCGTCCGGCTCCCCGCCGCGCACCGCCGACGGCCCTGA
- a CDS encoding multicopper oxidase family protein: protein MTGRHPNPLVTRRAVLAGAAGLSGAGLLAACGSPTGRLLPPSGAAVRATERARHHSGRTVTARLTPSAGALDLGGVVVDTWSFGSLPGPTLRARAGDRLLVDLANHLPAPTTVHWHGIALRNDMDGVPGMTQEPIAPGAAFRYDFTVPDPGTYFFHPHVGVQLDRGLYGTLVVEDPAEPGDHDLEWVVVLDDWVDGTGRTPDQVLASLRAGTSASGMGGMGGMGGPGMGMGGEGGSSRLLGGAGDVDYPHYLVNGRVPTSPVTLTGRPGQRVRVRLVNAGSDTAFRVAVGGHRLTVTHADGFPVQPVAGDAVLLGQGERVDLLLTLGDGAFPLVASAEGKSGHGLAVVRTAGGAAPTAAAVPTELGGRVLTVADLSPAASVTLPAKRVDRSHDLLLGGSMREYRWTINGRTFDEQQPLEVREGERVRLRMRNATMMFHPMHVHGHTFAVVDGTGRPGVRKDTVVVRPMQTVLVDLDATNPGQWMTHCHNVYHGEAGMMTTLSYRA, encoded by the coding sequence ATGACCGGCCGGCACCCGAACCCGCTGGTGACCCGCCGGGCCGTCCTGGCCGGCGCGGCGGGCCTGTCGGGGGCCGGGCTCCTCGCGGCGTGCGGCTCCCCCACCGGCAGGCTGCTCCCGCCGTCGGGCGCTGCTGTCCGGGCGACCGAGCGGGCGCGCCACCACAGCGGCCGCACCGTGACCGCCCGGCTCACCCCGTCCGCCGGGGCGCTGGACCTCGGCGGGGTCGTGGTCGACACGTGGTCCTTCGGGAGCCTCCCCGGCCCCACACTACGGGCCCGGGCCGGCGACCGCCTGCTGGTCGACCTCGCCAACCACCTGCCCGCACCGACCACGGTGCACTGGCACGGCATAGCGCTGCGCAACGACATGGACGGCGTGCCGGGCATGACCCAGGAGCCCATCGCTCCGGGCGCCGCGTTCCGGTACGACTTCACCGTCCCGGATCCCGGGACCTACTTCTTCCACCCGCACGTCGGGGTCCAGCTCGACCGCGGGCTGTACGGCACCCTCGTGGTCGAGGACCCGGCCGAGCCGGGCGACCACGACCTGGAGTGGGTCGTCGTGCTCGACGACTGGGTCGACGGCACCGGTCGGACGCCCGACCAGGTCCTGGCCTCCCTGCGCGCCGGCACGTCCGCCTCGGGGATGGGCGGCATGGGCGGCATGGGCGGACCCGGCATGGGCATGGGAGGCGAGGGAGGCTCCTCACGACTGCTCGGCGGCGCCGGGGACGTCGACTACCCCCACTACCTCGTCAACGGCCGCGTCCCGACGTCCCCGGTGACGTTGACCGGCCGGCCGGGGCAGCGGGTCCGGGTGCGCCTGGTGAATGCCGGGTCCGACACCGCCTTCCGCGTCGCCGTCGGTGGGCACCGGCTCACGGTCACCCACGCCGACGGGTTCCCCGTGCAGCCGGTCGCCGGCGACGCCGTCCTGCTCGGGCAGGGCGAACGCGTCGACCTCCTGCTCACCCTCGGCGACGGGGCGTTCCCGCTCGTCGCCTCCGCGGAGGGCAAGTCCGGCCACGGCCTCGCCGTGGTACGCACGGCCGGCGGCGCCGCCCCGACCGCGGCCGCCGTCCCCACCGAGCTCGGCGGCCGCGTCCTCACCGTCGCCGACCTCAGCCCGGCCGCGTCGGTGACCCTGCCCGCGAAGCGGGTCGACCGCAGCCACGACCTGCTGCTCGGCGGGTCGATGCGCGAGTACCGCTGGACCATCAACGGCCGCACGTTCGACGAGCAGCAGCCGCTCGAGGTGCGCGAGGGCGAGCGCGTCCGGCTGCGGATGCGCAACGCCACGATGATGTTCCACCCGATGCACGTCCACGGGCACACCTTCGCGGTCGTCGACGGGACCGGGCGGCCCGGTGTCCGCAAGGACACGGTCGTGGTCCGACCCATGCAGACCGTGCTCGTCGACCTCGACGCGACGAACCCGGGTCAGTGGATGACGCACTGCCACAACGTCTACCACGGCGAGGCCGGGATGATGACGACGCTCTCCTACCGCGCCTGA
- a CDS encoding response regulator transcription factor, producing MPSALVVDDDPTVGDVVGAYLVRAGFEVHRASDGATALDLAARTSPDVVVLDLMLPGVDGLEVCRRLRRDQPEVPVLMLTALGEETDRIHGLEVGADDYVTKPFSPRELVLRVQAILRRASGQAPLPGSSGDAHPGDPGTDLPPTTADGDLVLDRRAHVVTRAGSELALTAREFALLDWFLRHPGVAHRRDDLIRHVWGWDFGDQSTVTVHVRRLREKVEAQPSAPRRLVTVFGVGYRWDPTPPDAS from the coding sequence ATGCCCAGCGCCCTCGTCGTCGACGACGACCCGACGGTGGGCGACGTCGTGGGGGCCTACCTCGTCCGGGCCGGCTTCGAGGTGCACCGCGCTTCCGACGGTGCGACGGCCCTGGACCTCGCCGCGCGCACATCCCCCGACGTCGTGGTGCTGGACCTCATGCTGCCGGGGGTCGACGGGCTCGAGGTGTGCCGGCGGCTGCGCCGTGACCAGCCCGAGGTCCCGGTGCTCATGCTCACGGCCCTGGGCGAGGAGACCGACCGCATCCACGGGCTCGAGGTCGGTGCCGACGACTACGTGACGAAGCCGTTCAGCCCGCGCGAGCTCGTCCTGCGCGTGCAGGCGATCCTGCGCCGGGCCTCCGGACAGGCACCCCTCCCGGGCAGCTCGGGCGACGCCCACCCGGGCGACCCCGGCACGGATCTGCCGCCGACCACCGCGGACGGCGACCTGGTCCTGGACCGACGGGCCCACGTCGTCACCCGCGCGGGGTCGGAGCTGGCGCTCACCGCCCGCGAGTTCGCCCTCCTCGACTGGTTCCTGCGCCACCCCGGCGTGGCGCACCGCCGGGACGACCTCATCCGACACGTGTGGGGGTGGGACTTCGGCGACCAGTCGACGGTCACGGTGCACGTGCGCCGGCTGCGGGAGAAGGTCGAGGCGCAGCCGTCCGCCCCGCGGCGGCTCGTCACGGTCTTCGGCGTCGGCTACCGCTGGGACCCGACGCCACCGGACGCCTCCTGA
- a CDS encoding response regulator transcription factor: MTSAAHQDASPAAGLRALVVEDDAPMADLVASYLDRDGYEVQVTHDGIRAVEVARELDPDVVVLDLGLPGQDGLEVCRQLRTFSDAYVVMLTARSDEVDTLVGLSVGADDYMTKPFSPRELVARLRAMLRRPRPLGARAHPQPQLRSFGALSIDPLGRDVWLDGEPVPLTRTEFDLLGALSARPQLAFTRRQLIDEVWGSGWVGDEHLVDVHVLHLRRKLGDDAAASRYIRTVRGVGYRMGTGA, translated from the coding sequence GTGACCAGCGCCGCCCACCAGGACGCGAGCCCCGCAGCCGGGCTGCGCGCCCTCGTGGTGGAGGACGACGCCCCCATGGCGGACCTGGTCGCGAGCTACCTGGACCGCGACGGCTACGAGGTGCAGGTGACGCACGACGGCATCCGTGCCGTCGAGGTGGCCCGCGAGCTCGACCCGGACGTGGTCGTCCTCGACCTCGGGCTGCCCGGCCAGGACGGGCTCGAGGTGTGCCGGCAGCTGCGGACCTTCTCCGACGCGTACGTCGTCATGCTGACCGCCCGCAGCGACGAGGTCGACACCCTGGTCGGTCTCTCGGTCGGGGCGGACGACTACATGACCAAGCCGTTCAGCCCGCGCGAGCTCGTCGCCCGGCTCAGGGCCATGCTGCGCCGACCGCGACCCCTGGGCGCGCGCGCACACCCGCAGCCACAGCTGCGCTCGTTCGGGGCGCTCTCGATCGACCCGCTGGGACGGGACGTCTGGCTCGACGGGGAGCCGGTGCCGCTGACCCGGACCGAGTTCGACCTGCTGGGCGCGCTGTCGGCCCGGCCGCAGCTGGCCTTCACGCGGCGGCAGCTCATCGACGAGGTGTGGGGCTCGGGCTGGGTCGGTGACGAGCACCTCGTCGACGTCCACGTCCTGCACCTGCGCCGCAAGCTCGGTGACGACGCGGCCGCGTCCCGGTACATCAGGACCGTGCGCGGCGTCGGGTACCGCATGGGGACCGGCGCATGA
- a CDS encoding VOC family protein translates to MLRDSQAFSGFSVPDTEAARTFYTEALGLEVTEQNGILTLHLGGSHRAIAYPKADHQPAGFTVLNFPVPDVEAAVDELTARGVRFEHYEGTPIETDAKGVFRKGGPLIAWFTDPAGNVMSVIQD, encoded by the coding sequence ATGCTGCGCGACTCACAGGCGTTCAGCGGGTTCTCGGTCCCTGACACCGAGGCCGCCCGCACGTTCTACACCGAGGCGCTCGGGCTGGAGGTGACCGAGCAGAACGGCATCCTCACCCTGCACCTCGGCGGCAGCCACCGGGCCATCGCCTACCCCAAGGCCGACCACCAGCCGGCCGGCTTCACGGTGCTCAACTTCCCCGTGCCCGACGTCGAGGCGGCGGTGGACGAGCTGACCGCCCGAGGGGTCCGGTTCGAACACTACGAGGGCACGCCGATCGAGACCGACGCCAAGGGCGTGTTCCGCAAGGGCGGCCCGCTCATCGCGTGGTTCACCGACCCCGCGGGCAACGTCATGTCCGTGATCCAGGACTGA
- a CDS encoding DUF305 domain-containing protein, producing MRTSVRALTLTATLAASLAVASCSQGGDHDDMDGMSGMGGASSSSTASGSTSAAAGDVMFAQMMVPHHQQAVEMADLALTKAESPDVKTLATKIKAAQGPEIETMNGWLQQWGAPTTAGGMDHGTDGMMTDADMSRLRDASGAQFDRLWLTMMVAHHEGALTMAKDVLATTRDSRVRTLAQDVVDGQTREISTMKAMLSAS from the coding sequence GTGCGCACCAGCGTCCGCGCCCTCACCCTGACCGCCACCCTGGCTGCGAGCCTCGCCGTCGCGTCGTGCAGCCAAGGCGGCGACCACGACGACATGGACGGCATGAGCGGGATGGGCGGCGCGAGCAGCAGCTCGACCGCCTCCGGCTCCACGTCCGCCGCCGCCGGCGACGTGATGTTCGCGCAGATGATGGTGCCCCACCACCAGCAGGCGGTCGAGATGGCCGACCTGGCGCTGACGAAGGCGGAGTCACCGGACGTGAAGACGCTGGCCACGAAGATCAAGGCCGCCCAGGGGCCCGAGATCGAGACCATGAACGGGTGGCTGCAGCAGTGGGGCGCGCCGACCACCGCCGGTGGGATGGACCACGGCACCGACGGGATGATGACCGACGCCGACATGTCCAGGCTCAGGGACGCCAGCGGCGCCCAGTTCGACCGCCTGTGGCTCACCATGATGGTCGCCCACCACGAGGGCGCCCTCACCATGGCCAAGGACGTGCTCGCGACCACCAGGGACTCGCGGGTGCGCACGCTCGCCCAGGACGTCGTCGACGGCCAGACGCGCGAGATCTCGACCATGAAGGCGATGCTCAGCGCCTCGTGA
- a CDS encoding polyphosphate kinase 2 family protein, with amino-acid sequence MAKGNGKGGKGKSSKGNGGKGSKRADKARKSKVAGIDVSDVKDEAPAPVSFTEALRAGPGFSLTDLDPRSTPGFKGGKSDGEVALAARAGEISAFQERLYAESKGGGSRSLLLVVQGMDTSGKGGIMRHVVGQMDPQGVSYTSFKAPTAEEKRHPFLWRIRNALPAPGQIGVFDRSQYEDVLIVRVHELVPKAVWSRRYAQINAFEAKVAAAGTTIVKVILHISGDEQKARLAQRLERPDKYWKFNPGDIDERMQWPHYQEAYQAVLDRTSTDIAPWFVVPADRKWYARLAVQNLVLEHLERMDPQWPPADFDIAEETERLART; translated from the coding sequence ATGGCGAAGGGGAACGGCAAGGGCGGCAAGGGCAAGAGCTCCAAGGGCAACGGCGGCAAGGGCTCCAAGCGCGCGGACAAGGCGAGGAAGTCCAAGGTCGCGGGGATCGACGTCTCGGACGTGAAGGACGAGGCCCCCGCCCCGGTCTCGTTCACCGAGGCGCTGCGTGCCGGGCCCGGCTTCTCGCTGACCGACCTCGACCCCCGCTCGACGCCGGGCTTCAAGGGCGGCAAGTCCGACGGGGAGGTGGCGCTGGCGGCGCGGGCGGGTGAGATCAGCGCCTTCCAGGAGCGCCTGTATGCCGAGTCCAAGGGCGGTGGCTCGCGGTCGCTGCTGCTCGTGGTGCAGGGCATGGACACCTCCGGCAAGGGCGGCATCATGCGCCACGTCGTCGGCCAGATGGACCCGCAGGGCGTGAGCTACACGTCGTTCAAGGCGCCCACCGCGGAGGAGAAGCGGCACCCGTTCCTGTGGCGGATCCGCAACGCGCTGCCCGCGCCGGGCCAGATCGGCGTCTTCGACCGCTCGCAGTACGAGGACGTGCTCATCGTGCGGGTGCACGAGCTCGTGCCGAAGGCGGTGTGGTCGCGTCGGTACGCCCAGATCAACGCCTTCGAGGCCAAGGTCGCCGCGGCCGGGACGACCATCGTCAAGGTCATACTGCACATCTCCGGCGACGAGCAGAAGGCGCGGCTCGCCCAGCGGCTGGAGCGGCCGGACAAGTACTGGAAGTTCAACCCCGGCGACATCGACGAGCGGATGCAGTGGCCCCACTACCAGGAGGCCTACCAGGCGGTCCTGGACAGGACGTCGACCGACATCGCGCCGTGGTTCGTCGTCCCGGCCGACCGCAAGTGGTACGCCCGGCTGGCCGTCCAGAACCTGGTCCTGGAGCACCTCGAGCGGATGGACCCGCAGTGGCCGCCGGCCGACTTCGACATCGCCGAGGAGACCGAGCGGCTCGCCCGTACCTGA
- a CDS encoding SHOCT domain-containing protein, translated as MTGWYAGTGWGTWLVMVLVMVAFWTLVVVGIVALLRWTAAPRTAAPRTAAPPPAAPRQGAADAGGRPAPDAARALLDERLARGDIDEAEYRSRLATLRSRA; from the coding sequence ATGACGGGGTGGTACGCAGGAACGGGCTGGGGAACGTGGCTGGTGATGGTGCTGGTCATGGTCGCGTTCTGGACCCTCGTCGTCGTGGGCATCGTCGCGCTGCTGCGCTGGACCGCGGCACCGCGGACCGCGGCACCGCGGACCGCGGCACCGCCTCCCGCGGCACCGCGACAGGGCGCTGCCGACGCCGGCGGCCGGCCCGCGCCCGACGCCGCCCGCGCGCTGCTGGACGAGCGCCTCGCGCGCGGCGACATCGACGAGGCCGAGTACCGGTCGCGGCTCGCGACGCTGCGGAGCCGGGCATGA
- a CDS encoding YihY/virulence factor BrkB family protein has translation MSVRGRLRRTLVRVPGGLQVARLTVETVRVCMKYRVTGLASEAGFFMLLSLPPLLIGLIGGVGYVGQWLGEDIVERVILGIQQFSGRFLVASVVDDTILPTVREVLKNGRGDLISIGFLLSIWSGSRALNVFVDTISIMYGQSGVRGIVRTRALSLTLYFLSLLVGIVIVPLVVIGPAVVGDLLPEQVRFLTWLYWPVVVVGAVASIATLFHISTPRRTPWLRDVPGAALTLVIWVVASFVVRETVTASIRGGTSIYGPLSAPIVLLIFLYALAIAILIGAALNAAVRKLWPVEERPSLRAQTVEWVRDRVAETRGVDTGGAVPAGGVVPAGAVTEPRGARRRRRRLTARARVQRDQAALSSSVAGLRAAARGPLTPMQGEGEVPEGQERHGERGAERDREQGTQQDRRTARERLASRSK, from the coding sequence GTGAGTGTCAGGGGCCGGCTGCGACGGACGCTCGTCCGGGTGCCCGGCGGGCTGCAGGTCGCGCGCCTCACGGTCGAGACCGTCCGGGTGTGCATGAAGTACCGCGTGACGGGGCTGGCGTCCGAGGCGGGCTTCTTCATGCTGCTGTCGCTGCCGCCACTGCTCATCGGGCTCATCGGTGGAGTCGGCTACGTCGGCCAGTGGCTCGGCGAGGACATCGTCGAGCGGGTCATCCTCGGCATCCAGCAGTTCTCGGGCCGGTTCCTCGTGGCCTCCGTCGTCGACGACACGATCCTGCCGACCGTCCGCGAGGTGCTGAAGAACGGGCGTGGCGACCTCATCTCGATCGGCTTCCTGCTGTCGATCTGGTCGGGGTCGCGCGCGCTCAACGTCTTCGTCGACACCATCTCGATCATGTACGGCCAGTCGGGCGTCCGGGGCATCGTGCGCACGCGGGCCCTGTCGCTGACGCTGTACTTCCTGTCCCTCCTCGTCGGCATCGTCATCGTGCCGCTCGTCGTGATCGGCCCGGCGGTCGTGGGGGACCTGCTGCCCGAGCAGGTGCGCTTCCTCACCTGGCTGTACTGGCCGGTGGTGGTCGTCGGTGCCGTCGCCAGCATCGCGACCCTGTTCCACATCTCGACCCCGCGGCGCACGCCGTGGCTGCGGGACGTGCCCGGTGCGGCCCTCACGCTCGTCATCTGGGTCGTGGCGTCGTTCGTGGTGCGCGAGACCGTGACGGCCTCGATCCGGGGCGGGACGTCGATCTACGGGCCGCTGTCGGCGCCCATCGTGCTGCTGATCTTCCTGTACGCGCTCGCCATCGCGATCCTCATCGGGGCGGCCCTCAACGCCGCGGTGCGCAAGCTGTGGCCGGTGGAGGAGCGCCCCTCGCTGCGTGCCCAGACGGTGGAGTGGGTGCGTGACCGCGTCGCCGAGACCCGGGGGGTCGACACCGGTGGCGCTGTGCCTGCCGGCGGCGTCGTGCCTGCCGGCGCTGTCACCGAGCCGCGGGGTGCCCGCAGGCGGCGCCGCCGCCTCACCGCGCGGGCCCGTGTCCAGCGCGACCAGGCGGCCCTCTCGTCCTCGGTGGCCGGGCTGCGTGCTGCCGCGCGCGGCCCCCTGACCCCGATGCAGGGCGAGGGCGAGGTCCCCGAGGGGCAGGAGCGCCACGGGGAGCGGGGCGCGGAGCGCGACCGCGAGCAGGGCACGCAGCAGGACCGGCGCACCGCTCGTGAGCGCCTCGCGAGCCGGTCGAAATGA
- a CDS encoding HAMP domain-containing sensor histidine kinase: MPAQLSAVALSAAVALVTGLLGVAAVVRLARRSLGAAAVAAPVVVVLAVAAGVYASSRAMFLRTEDSTTVLLVLLAAVPVAAVLGGLVARRVIAADRLATTERMQRQQEARSESDRRELVAWVSHDLRTPLAGIRAISEAVEDGVATDVPAAMRMVRDSVVRMGDLVDSLLALSRLQADGPGVQVGEVDLGDLVSDTVASLSPLAQQRGIRLTGSAAPGVRATVAAGDVQRAVANLVVNAIRHTHGEVVTTVTAAASGDVLVTVEDQCGGIPADVIGRVFETGFRGSGARTPGDGGGSGLGLAIVAGVARAHGGTATVVNTADGCRFCLRLPVVPAQHNGP; encoded by the coding sequence ATGCCCGCCCAGCTCTCCGCGGTGGCGCTGTCGGCCGCGGTCGCCCTCGTCACGGGACTGCTCGGCGTCGCGGCGGTGGTGCGCCTCGCCCGCCGCTCCCTGGGGGCCGCCGCGGTCGCGGCGCCGGTCGTGGTCGTCCTGGCCGTCGCGGCCGGGGTGTACGCCAGCTCCCGGGCGATGTTCCTGCGCACCGAGGACTCCACCACCGTCCTGCTCGTCCTGCTCGCTGCGGTGCCTGTCGCCGCCGTCCTCGGTGGGCTCGTCGCCCGACGCGTCATCGCCGCCGACCGACTCGCCACCACCGAGCGGATGCAGCGGCAGCAGGAGGCGCGCTCGGAGTCGGACCGGCGCGAGCTCGTCGCCTGGGTGTCGCACGACCTGCGCACCCCGCTGGCGGGCATCCGGGCCATCAGCGAGGCGGTCGAGGACGGCGTGGCCACGGACGTGCCCGCCGCCATGCGGATGGTGCGGGACTCCGTGGTGCGCATGGGCGACCTCGTCGACTCCCTCCTGGCGCTGTCCCGGCTGCAGGCCGACGGCCCCGGGGTGCAGGTCGGCGAGGTCGACCTGGGCGACCTGGTGTCGGACACGGTGGCGAGCCTGTCGCCCCTGGCGCAGCAACGCGGCATACGGCTGACGGGCTCGGCCGCCCCCGGCGTGCGGGCCACCGTGGCCGCGGGGGACGTGCAACGGGCAGTGGCCAACCTCGTGGTCAACGCCATCCGGCACACACACGGCGAGGTCGTCACGACCGTCACCGCCGCCGCCTCGGGTGACGTCCTGGTCACGGTCGAGGACCAGTGCGGAGGCATCCCCGCGGACGTCATCGGACGGGTCTTCGAGACGGGCTTCCGCGGCAGTGGGGCGCGGACGCCGGGCGACGGGGGCGGCTCCGGACTCGGGCTGGCCATCGTCGCGGGGGTCGCACGGGCCCACGGAGGGACGGCGACGGTGGTCAACACGGCAGACGGCTGCCGGTTCTGCCTCCGGCTGCCCGTCGTACCGGCACAGCACAACGGCCCCTGA
- a CDS encoding acyl-CoA dehydrogenase family protein yields MSTHAVTNQVPPLPEANTLTTQPALAEGLRRWSDDAAYRQVEELGARAGSDEARAWAVQANEFEPRLRTHSPRGERVDEVEFHPAWHELMRIAVGAGLTAEPWTAPTGTGAHVRRAAGFIAWSENEQGHLCPVSMTYAAAPALAANPTLAAGWVPQLASRDYDFGLRPVATKRGAIAGMGMTEKQGGSDVRANTTRAVATPGGPLGGGDTYRLTGHKWFCSAPMSDAFLVLAQTDAGVGCFLVPRVLEDGERNPFALQRLKDKLGNRSNASSEVELDGTWGVRVGDEGRGIRTILDMVAATRLDCILGSASTMRAALVRAIHHARHRSAFGALLVDQPLMQNVLADLALEVEAATTLALRLAHAVDEGDTALSRLGVAVGKYWICKRTSPMVAEALECLGGNGYVEENGLARLYREAPLNSIWEGSGNVNALDVLRAVAREPMAVEAFRKEVQLGAGHSAVLDAAIDRVDDVVRYAAEPGAAAGARSVVEHLAVTLQASLLVRHAPTEVSEAFVASRLGGGHGATFGTLEAGLAASTARALVDRAWAG; encoded by the coding sequence GTGTCCACCCACGCCGTCACCAACCAGGTGCCACCGCTGCCCGAGGCCAACACCCTGACGACGCAGCCGGCGCTGGCGGAGGGGCTCCGGCGGTGGTCCGACGACGCGGCATACCGGCAGGTGGAGGAGCTCGGCGCCCGCGCCGGCAGCGACGAGGCCCGGGCGTGGGCCGTGCAGGCGAACGAGTTCGAGCCGCGGCTGCGCACCCACTCCCCCCGGGGCGAGCGGGTGGACGAGGTCGAGTTCCACCCCGCGTGGCACGAGCTCATGCGCATCGCGGTCGGCGCCGGGCTCACCGCCGAGCCGTGGACCGCGCCCACCGGCACCGGCGCGCACGTCCGACGCGCCGCCGGCTTCATCGCCTGGTCCGAGAACGAGCAGGGCCACCTGTGCCCCGTCTCGATGACGTATGCCGCGGCGCCCGCCCTCGCGGCGAACCCCACCCTCGCCGCCGGCTGGGTCCCGCAGCTCGCCTCGCGCGACTACGACTTCGGTCTGCGCCCCGTCGCCACCAAGCGCGGCGCCATCGCGGGCATGGGCATGACCGAGAAGCAGGGCGGCTCCGACGTCCGCGCCAACACCACCCGGGCCGTGGCGACCCCGGGAGGACCGCTCGGGGGCGGCGACACCTACCGGCTGACCGGCCACAAGTGGTTCTGCTCGGCGCCCATGAGCGACGCGTTCCTCGTGCTGGCGCAGACCGACGCCGGCGTCGGCTGCTTCCTGGTCCCCCGCGTCCTCGAGGACGGCGAACGCAATCCCTTTGCCCTGCAACGGCTAAAGGACAAGCTCGGCAACCGCTCGAACGCCTCCTCCGAGGTCGAGCTCGACGGCACGTGGGGTGTCCGCGTCGGCGACGAGGGGCGCGGCATCCGCACGATCCTCGACATGGTCGCGGCGACCCGGCTCGACTGCATCCTCGGGTCGGCCTCGACGATGCGGGCCGCCCTGGTGCGCGCGATCCACCACGCGCGGCACCGCTCGGCCTTCGGGGCGCTCCTCGTCGACCAGCCGCTCATGCAGAACGTCCTCGCGGACCTGGCGCTCGAGGTCGAGGCCGCGACGACCCTCGCGCTGCGCCTCGCGCACGCCGTCGACGAGGGCGACACCGCCCTGTCGCGGCTCGGCGTCGCGGTCGGCAAGTACTGGATCTGCAAGCGCACCTCCCCCATGGTCGCCGAGGCGCTGGAGTGCTTGGGCGGCAACGGCTACGTCGAGGAGAACGGCCTGGCCCGGCTCTACCGCGAGGCACCCCTCAACTCGATCTGGGAGGGCTCGGGCAACGTCAACGCCCTCGACGTGCTCCGGGCCGTCGCCCGCGAGCCCATGGCGGTGGAGGCCTTCCGCAAGGAGGTCCAGCTCGGCGCCGGCCACAGCGCGGTCCTCGACGCCGCCATCGACCGCGTCGACGACGTGGTGCGGTATGCCGCCGAGCCCGGTGCCGCGGCCGGCGCGCGCAGCGTCGTGGAGCACCTCGCCGTGACCCTGCAGGCGTCGCTGCTCGTCCGCCACGCCCCCACGGAGGTCTCGGAGGCGTTCGTGGCCTCGCGGCTCGGCGGCGGCCACGGCGCGACGTTCGGCACGCTCGAGGCCGGCCTGGCCGCCTCCACCGCACGCGCCCTCGTCGACCGCGCCTGGGCCGGCTGA